In Bubalus bubalis isolate 160015118507 breed Murrah chromosome 3, NDDB_SH_1, whole genome shotgun sequence, a genomic segment contains:
- the LOC102410395 gene encoding L-gulonolactone oxidase isoform X2 has translation MVLALARQQNKRVKVVGGGHSPSDIACTDGFMIHMGKMNRVLKVDTEKKQVTVEAGILLADLHPQLDKHGLALSNLGAVSDVTAGGVIGSGTHNTGIKHGILATQVVALTLLTANGTLLECSESSNADVFQAARVHLGCLGVILTVTLQCVPQFHLQETTFPSTLKEVLDNLDSHLKKSEYFRFLWFPHSENVSVIYQDHTNKPPSSSANWFWDYAIGFYLLEFLLWISTFLPGLVGWINRFFFWLLFNGKKENCNLSHKIFTYECRFKQHVQDWAIPREKTKEALLELKAMLEANPKVVAHYPVEVRFTRGDDILLSPCFQRDSCYMNIIMYRPYGKDVPRLDYWLAYETIMKKVGGRPHWAKAHNCTRKDFEKMYPAFQRFCAIREKLDPTGMFLNAYLEKVFY, from the exons GTGCTGGCCCTGGCCAGGCAGCAGAACAAGCGGGTGAAGGTGGTGGGCGGTGGCCACTCGCCCTCAGACATCGCCTGCACTGACGGCTTCATGATCCACATGGGCAAGATGAACCGCGTCCTCAAG GTGGACACAGAGAAGAAGCAGGTGACCGTGGAGGCCGGCATCCTCCTAGCTGACCTGCACCCCCAGCTGGACAAGCACGGCCTGGCTTTGTCCAA cctgggAGCTGTGTCAGACGTGACCGCAGGTGGCGTCATTGGGTCTGGAACCCACAACACAGGGATCAAGCACGGCATCCTGGCCACACAA GTGGTGGCACTGACCCTGCTGACAGCCAATGGGACCCTTCTCGAGTGTTCAGAGTCCAGCAACGCAGACGTGTTCCAGGCTGCGCGCGTGCACCTGGGCTGCCTCGGAGTCATCCTCACAGTCACGCTGCAGTGCGTGCCCCAGTTCCACTTGCAGGAGACCACCTTCCCCTCAACCTTGAAAGAG GTTCTTGACAACCTGGACAGTCACCTGAAGAAATCCGAATACTTCCGCTTTCTCTGGTTCCCACACAGTGAGAATGTCAGTGTAATCTACCAGGACCACACCAACAAG CCGCCCTCCTCTTCAGCCAACTGGTTCTGGGACTACGCTATTGGATTCTACTTACTGGAGTTCCTACTCTGGATCAG CACCTTCCTGCCAGGCCTTGTGGGCTGGATCAATCGCTTTTTCTTCTGGCTCCTGTTCAACGGGAAGAAGGAAAACTGCAACCTCAGCCACAAGATCTTCACCTACGAGTGCCGCTTCAAGCAGCATGTCCAGGACTGGGCCATCCCCAG AGAGAAGACCAAAGAGGCCCTGCTGGAGCTGAAGGCCATGCTGGAGGCGAACCCCAAGGTGGTGGCCCACTATCCCGTGGAGGTACGCTTCACTCGCGGGGACGACATCCTGCTGAGCCCCTGCTTCCAGCGCGACAGCTGCTACATGAACATCATCATGTACAG GCCCTATGGCAAGGACGTACCACGGCTGGACTACTGGCTGGCCTATGAGACCATCATGAAGAAGGTGGGAGGCAGGCCCCACTGGGCCAAG gcccacaaCTGCACCCGGAAGGACTTTGAGAAAATGTACCCGGCCTTCCAGAGGTTCTGTGCCATCCGAGAAAAGCTGGACCCCACGGGGATGTTCCTGAACGCCTATCTGGAGAAAGTGTTCTACTGA
- the LOC102410395 gene encoding L-gulonolactone oxidase isoform X1, which translates to MVHGYKGVKFQNWARTYGCCPEMYFQPTSVEEVREVLALARQQNKRVKVVGGGHSPSDIACTDGFMIHMGKMNRVLKVDTEKKQVTVEAGILLADLHPQLDKHGLALSNLGAVSDVTAGGVIGSGTHNTGIKHGILATQVVALTLLTANGTLLECSESSNADVFQAARVHLGCLGVILTVTLQCVPQFHLQETTFPSTLKEVLDNLDSHLKKSEYFRFLWFPHSENVSVIYQDHTNKPPSSSANWFWDYAIGFYLLEFLLWISTFLPGLVGWINRFFFWLLFNGKKENCNLSHKIFTYECRFKQHVQDWAIPREKTKEALLELKAMLEANPKVVAHYPVEVRFTRGDDILLSPCFQRDSCYMNIIMYRPYGKDVPRLDYWLAYETIMKKVGGRPHWAKAHNCTRKDFEKMYPAFQRFCAIREKLDPTGMFLNAYLEKVFY; encoded by the exons GTGCTGGCCCTGGCCAGGCAGCAGAACAAGCGGGTGAAGGTGGTGGGCGGTGGCCACTCGCCCTCAGACATCGCCTGCACTGACGGCTTCATGATCCACATGGGCAAGATGAACCGCGTCCTCAAG GTGGACACAGAGAAGAAGCAGGTGACCGTGGAGGCCGGCATCCTCCTAGCTGACCTGCACCCCCAGCTGGACAAGCACGGCCTGGCTTTGTCCAA cctgggAGCTGTGTCAGACGTGACCGCAGGTGGCGTCATTGGGTCTGGAACCCACAACACAGGGATCAAGCACGGCATCCTGGCCACACAA GTGGTGGCACTGACCCTGCTGACAGCCAATGGGACCCTTCTCGAGTGTTCAGAGTCCAGCAACGCAGACGTGTTCCAGGCTGCGCGCGTGCACCTGGGCTGCCTCGGAGTCATCCTCACAGTCACGCTGCAGTGCGTGCCCCAGTTCCACTTGCAGGAGACCACCTTCCCCTCAACCTTGAAAGAG GTTCTTGACAACCTGGACAGTCACCTGAAGAAATCCGAATACTTCCGCTTTCTCTGGTTCCCACACAGTGAGAATGTCAGTGTAATCTACCAGGACCACACCAACAAG CCGCCCTCCTCTTCAGCCAACTGGTTCTGGGACTACGCTATTGGATTCTACTTACTGGAGTTCCTACTCTGGATCAG CACCTTCCTGCCAGGCCTTGTGGGCTGGATCAATCGCTTTTTCTTCTGGCTCCTGTTCAACGGGAAGAAGGAAAACTGCAACCTCAGCCACAAGATCTTCACCTACGAGTGCCGCTTCAAGCAGCATGTCCAGGACTGGGCCATCCCCAG AGAGAAGACCAAAGAGGCCCTGCTGGAGCTGAAGGCCATGCTGGAGGCGAACCCCAAGGTGGTGGCCCACTATCCCGTGGAGGTACGCTTCACTCGCGGGGACGACATCCTGCTGAGCCCCTGCTTCCAGCGCGACAGCTGCTACATGAACATCATCATGTACAG GCCCTATGGCAAGGACGTACCACGGCTGGACTACTGGCTGGCCTATGAGACCATCATGAAGAAGGTGGGAGGCAGGCCCCACTGGGCCAAG gcccacaaCTGCACCCGGAAGGACTTTGAGAAAATGTACCCGGCCTTCCAGAGGTTCTGTGCCATCCGAGAAAAGCTGGACCCCACGGGGATGTTCCTGAACGCCTATCTGGAGAAAGTGTTCTACTGA